In Sporichthya polymorpha DSM 43042, a genomic segment contains:
- a CDS encoding class I adenylate-forming enzyme family protein, translated as MSLSMRSDAEHNVSSFVLAEEIDPNSPCVTCEGVTLSRGEVRERAQRFRERLESCRIRPGDLVAVHLPNGLEVVSVILGAWSAGVAIAPVNTALGMKDRDKALRVLDPAAVITAPDHAEGIAAVLPDAVVIAAGTWATYGRAERSDDATTAPAGTALVLHTSGTSGAPKAVLLSHEALTGALESVLRMLGARASQGGGGAPNLVAFPLAHVAGLYNVLLAFRNGREVILMPRFAVESFVRIVKERTIRSVVLNPTMIQMVLDAEVPAEDLADLRFVRSGSAPLPARVARRFFEAYGIAVLNAYGQTETAGEVIGWNAADLKAFGSTKVGSVGRPHPGVAVLFIDENLTPVPAGDVGELCVRTPFGMTGYLAGTADEKYLEGGYLRTGDLGYLDDDGFVWLVGRRTDVIVCGGFKILPEEVEDTLREHPSVLDVMVAGLPDDRLGEAPHAFVVPTNDAAAEATDALEQTLITHVRSQLSHYKAPRAVHLVPELPRNVSGKVMRAEATRLLPSPSFDSGSELS; from the coding sequence GTGAGTCTGTCAATGCGCTCCGATGCGGAGCACAACGTCAGTTCGTTCGTGCTCGCGGAGGAGATCGACCCCAACAGCCCGTGCGTGACCTGCGAGGGCGTCACGCTCTCGCGCGGCGAGGTTCGGGAGCGCGCCCAGCGGTTTCGTGAACGGCTCGAGTCGTGTCGGATTCGTCCAGGCGACCTCGTCGCCGTTCACCTGCCGAACGGGCTGGAGGTGGTTTCCGTCATTCTCGGCGCCTGGTCGGCGGGCGTCGCGATCGCCCCGGTCAACACGGCGCTCGGAATGAAGGACCGCGACAAGGCTCTGCGTGTGCTCGATCCGGCGGCGGTGATCACTGCACCCGATCACGCGGAGGGCATCGCCGCGGTACTTCCGGACGCAGTCGTGATCGCGGCGGGCACCTGGGCCACCTATGGTCGCGCGGAACGCAGCGATGACGCGACGACGGCGCCGGCAGGGACTGCGTTGGTGCTCCACACCTCCGGCACCAGCGGTGCGCCCAAGGCGGTGCTGCTCTCGCATGAGGCACTGACGGGTGCGCTGGAGTCTGTCCTGCGCATGCTGGGGGCGCGGGCGTCACAAGGCGGCGGGGGTGCACCGAATCTGGTGGCGTTTCCGCTGGCCCATGTGGCCGGCCTATACAACGTCCTCCTTGCTTTCCGCAACGGCCGCGAGGTCATCCTCATGCCGCGTTTCGCGGTGGAGTCGTTCGTCCGCATTGTCAAGGAACGGACGATCCGATCGGTGGTACTCAACCCCACCATGATCCAGATGGTGCTGGATGCGGAGGTTCCGGCCGAGGACCTCGCGGATCTCCGATTCGTCAGGAGCGGCTCGGCACCCCTCCCCGCGAGGGTTGCGCGTCGGTTCTTCGAGGCCTACGGCATTGCTGTCCTGAACGCGTATGGTCAGACCGAGACTGCGGGCGAGGTGATCGGCTGGAACGCCGCCGACCTCAAGGCTTTCGGATCGACGAAGGTCGGATCCGTCGGCCGTCCCCACCCCGGAGTCGCCGTGCTGTTCATCGATGAGAACTTGACGCCCGTGCCTGCAGGCGACGTGGGTGAGCTGTGTGTGCGCACACCCTTCGGCATGACGGGTTACCTCGCGGGGACAGCGGACGAGAAGTACCTCGAGGGGGGTTACCTTCGCACTGGCGACCTCGGGTACCTCGACGACGACGGTTTCGTCTGGCTGGTGGGACGCCGGACCGATGTCATCGTCTGCGGCGGCTTCAAGATCCTGCCTGAGGAGGTGGAGGACACGCTGCGCGAACATCCGAGCGTCCTCGATGTAATGGTCGCCGGGCTGCCGGACGATCGCCTCGGCGAGGCGCCCCATGCGTTCGTCGTTCCAACCAACGACGCGGCCGCCGAGGCGACCGACGCCCTCGAACAAACGTTGATCACGCACGTTCGTTCTCAACTCTCGCACTACAAGGCTCCCCGGGCCGTTCACTTGGTCCCCGAACTGCCCCGCAATGTCAGTGGCAAAGTGATGCGTGCCGAAGCAACACGCCTGTTGCCGTCTCCCTCGTTCGACTCAGGAAGCGAGCTGTCGTGA
- a CDS encoding cytochrome P450 — translation MPEAMRRFDVHDPAIADDPYPLYEEFRAKCPLGRAEGHGGYWVLSRYEDVRFAYDNPEIFSSNPNAIPENLGQDRPMIPLEIDPPDHAYYRRILAPLFGPGRINPLEGQLRALVTELIDAFIERGSCEFVAELANPFPTRAFLTLMGWPLEDAPTFLKWTDDIIRGVPGDPEASTALREEAGLALYTYFAEIVDARTEHRGDDLVSALLDARFAGERELSQFEVLDIVFLLLIAGLDTTKSVLSNGIAWLAEHPDERQKLIDDPSAIPLAVEELMRWESPIAPGRRITRDVEMHGVTLREGDRVMLLCGATGRDSAEFEDANTVILDRDPNRHLAFGAGAHRCLGSHLARLELRIVFEEIHRRMPDYRVSEGSKIVRHLGHVRGVDTLPLTFTPGAR, via the coding sequence ATGCCGGAGGCGATGCGCCGTTTCGACGTGCACGACCCGGCGATCGCAGACGATCCCTATCCTTTGTACGAGGAGTTTCGGGCCAAGTGCCCCCTCGGGCGGGCGGAGGGCCATGGCGGCTACTGGGTGCTGTCGCGCTACGAGGATGTTCGGTTCGCCTACGACAACCCGGAGATCTTCTCGTCGAACCCGAATGCCATCCCGGAGAACCTGGGACAGGACCGGCCGATGATCCCGCTGGAGATCGACCCGCCGGACCATGCGTACTACCGGCGCATTCTTGCGCCCCTGTTCGGTCCCGGGCGTATCAACCCCCTCGAAGGGCAGCTGCGGGCATTGGTCACCGAACTGATCGACGCCTTCATCGAGAGGGGATCGTGCGAATTCGTGGCGGAGTTGGCGAATCCGTTCCCCACCCGAGCCTTCCTCACCCTGATGGGGTGGCCGTTGGAGGACGCTCCCACGTTCCTGAAGTGGACCGACGACATCATTCGCGGCGTCCCGGGTGACCCCGAGGCATCGACGGCGCTCCGCGAGGAGGCGGGCCTAGCGCTGTACACGTACTTCGCGGAGATCGTGGATGCTCGCACCGAACATCGGGGCGATGACCTCGTCAGCGCACTGCTCGACGCGCGCTTCGCAGGGGAGCGTGAACTCTCGCAGTTCGAGGTTCTCGACATCGTTTTCCTGCTCCTGATCGCGGGGTTGGATACGACCAAGAGCGTGCTGTCCAACGGGATCGCCTGGCTGGCCGAACATCCCGACGAGCGGCAGAAGCTCATCGACGACCCCAGCGCGATCCCGTTGGCCGTCGAAGAACTCATGCGGTGGGAATCGCCGATCGCTCCTGGCCGGCGCATCACGCGTGACGTCGAGATGCACGGTGTCACCCTGCGTGAGGGCGACCGAGTGATGTTGCTCTGTGGGGCCACCGGACGCGACTCGGCGGAGTTCGAGGACGCGAACACCGTCATCCTCGATCGCGACCCCAACCGGCACCTCGCGTTCGGAGCCGGGGCACATCGGTGCCTGGGCTCGCACTTGGCCCGACTGGAGCTACGGATCGTCTTCGAGGAGATTCACCGGCGGATGCCGGATTACCGCGTCTCCGAGGGATCCAAGATCGTGCGCCATCTGGGACATGTCCGCGGCGTCGACACCCTGCCGTTGACCTTCACGCCCGGCGCCCGATGA